The Macrobrachium rosenbergii isolate ZJJX-2024 chromosome 56, ASM4041242v1, whole genome shotgun sequence genome includes a region encoding these proteins:
- the LOC136836750 gene encoding gastrula zinc finger protein XlCGF57.1-like isoform X1, whose product MVCITVGHLRQNMSESSATPAATVPEQPQPQAQPMKTEPPDDRKKYECILCHKRYPFKASLKMHMDIHKGIKRYECIVCNKKFMQKGHLKRHMQTHGEIVYECIVCNENFSSLIALENHMDDHTGEKRHKCNVCHKSFSSERFLQSHSDLHRVRKKFHYECMVCNRRFVSEGRLKTHLESHDQEESLKCSVCHKTFSSAEGLKLHRESHKETKYECSKCNRIFLKKIHLRKHMESHVEKNVYECVVCSVKCSGKDELETHMDEHREANKYECNLCGKCFSQKGNLRMHVELHTGLKPFECVVCNKKFARKGALKNHMDIHSVEKKYKCPVCSKRFAQKGVRYHHLMKHKLGKT is encoded by the exons ATGGTATGCATTACCGTGGGCCATCTA aGACAAAACATGAGTGAAAGTTCTGCCACTCCAGCAGCAACAGTTCCCGAACAACCACAACCACAAGCACAGCCAATGAAGACAGAACCTCCAGATGACAGGAAGAAGTATGAGTGCATATTATGCCACAAACGTTATCCATTCAAAGCTAGTCTCAAGATGCACATGGATATACACAAAGGGATCAAGAGATATGAGTGCATTGTATGTAACAAGAAGTTTATGCAAAAGGGCCATCTTAAGAGACACATGCAGACCCATGGGGAAATTGTATATGAATGCATTGTTTGTAATGAGAACTTTTCAAGTTTAATTGCACTTGAAAATCACATGGATGATCACACTGGAGAAAAAAGGCACAAATGTAACGTTTGCCATAAAAGTTTCAGTAGTGAGCGTTTTCTCCAGAGTCATTCAGACCTGCATcgtgtaaggaaaaagtttcatTATGAATGTATGGTGTGCAACAGAAGGTTTGTAAGTGAGGGCCGTCTCAAAACACATTTAGAGTCACATGATCAAGAGGAAAGTCTGAAATGTTCAGTATGCCATAAGACTTTTTCAAGTGCAGAGGGCCTCAAATTGCATAGAGAATctcacaaagaaacaaaatatgagtGCAGTAAATGTAACaggatatttttaaagaaaatccatCTTCGAAAACATATGGAAAGCCATGTTGAAAAgaatgtgtatgaatgtgttgTTTGTAGTGTGAAATGTTCAGGGAAAGATGAGCTTGAAACCCACATGGACGAGCACAGAGAAGCAAATAAATATGAGTGTAACCTATGTGGGAAGTGCTTTTCACAGAAGGGAAATCTTAGAATGCATGTGGAGCTGCACACCGGACTAAAACCATTCGAGTGTGTTGTCTGCAACAAAAAATTTGCTCGGAAGGGAGCCCTTAAGAACCACATGGATATTCACAgtgttgaaaagaaatataaatgcccTGTGTGCAGTAAGAGGTTTGCTCAGAAGGGTGTTCGTTATCATCATTTAATGAAACACAAATTGGGAAAGACTTGA
- the LOC136836750 gene encoding zinc finger protein 658B-like isoform X2, translating to MSESSATPAATVPEQPQPQAQPMKTEPPDDRKKYECILCHKRYPFKASLKMHMDIHKGIKRYECIVCNKKFMQKGHLKRHMQTHGEIVYECIVCNENFSSLIALENHMDDHTGEKRHKCNVCHKSFSSERFLQSHSDLHRVRKKFHYECMVCNRRFVSEGRLKTHLESHDQEESLKCSVCHKTFSSAEGLKLHRESHKETKYECSKCNRIFLKKIHLRKHMESHVEKNVYECVVCSVKCSGKDELETHMDEHREANKYECNLCGKCFSQKGNLRMHVELHTGLKPFECVVCNKKFARKGALKNHMDIHSVEKKYKCPVCSKRFAQKGVRYHHLMKHKLGKT from the coding sequence ATGAGTGAAAGTTCTGCCACTCCAGCAGCAACAGTTCCCGAACAACCACAACCACAAGCACAGCCAATGAAGACAGAACCTCCAGATGACAGGAAGAAGTATGAGTGCATATTATGCCACAAACGTTATCCATTCAAAGCTAGTCTCAAGATGCACATGGATATACACAAAGGGATCAAGAGATATGAGTGCATTGTATGTAACAAGAAGTTTATGCAAAAGGGCCATCTTAAGAGACACATGCAGACCCATGGGGAAATTGTATATGAATGCATTGTTTGTAATGAGAACTTTTCAAGTTTAATTGCACTTGAAAATCACATGGATGATCACACTGGAGAAAAAAGGCACAAATGTAACGTTTGCCATAAAAGTTTCAGTAGTGAGCGTTTTCTCCAGAGTCATTCAGACCTGCATcgtgtaaggaaaaagtttcatTATGAATGTATGGTGTGCAACAGAAGGTTTGTAAGTGAGGGCCGTCTCAAAACACATTTAGAGTCACATGATCAAGAGGAAAGTCTGAAATGTTCAGTATGCCATAAGACTTTTTCAAGTGCAGAGGGCCTCAAATTGCATAGAGAATctcacaaagaaacaaaatatgagtGCAGTAAATGTAACaggatatttttaaagaaaatccatCTTCGAAAACATATGGAAAGCCATGTTGAAAAgaatgtgtatgaatgtgttgTTTGTAGTGTGAAATGTTCAGGGAAAGATGAGCTTGAAACCCACATGGACGAGCACAGAGAAGCAAATAAATATGAGTGTAACCTATGTGGGAAGTGCTTTTCACAGAAGGGAAATCTTAGAATGCATGTGGAGCTGCACACCGGACTAAAACCATTCGAGTGTGTTGTCTGCAACAAAAAATTTGCTCGGAAGGGAGCCCTTAAGAACCACATGGATATTCACAgtgttgaaaagaaatataaatgcccTGTGTGCAGTAAGAGGTTTGCTCAGAAGGGTGTTCGTTATCATCATTTAATGAAACACAAATTGGGAAAGACTTGA